Proteins encoded in a region of the Anoxybacillus amylolyticus genome:
- the panC gene encoding pantoate--beta-alanine ligase, whose product MKMMTTIEEMQQTMQAYHKQGKTIGFVPTMGYLHEGHVALMEAARKENDIVVLSIFVNPLQFGPNEDFDRYPRDIARDETIAKEAGVDVLFYPSVAEMYPRPLSVKVTVTERVNVLCGKSRPGHFDGVATVLTKLFHIVMPTRAYFGMKDAQQVAVVDGLIRDFHFPIELVPVPTVREADGLAKSSRNVYLSEKERQEAPALYAALQKAKAAIENGLRDPQAVRALIEDYLMTHTSGAIDYVDVYSYPELKPLDTLGGTIIIAIAVRFTNARLIDNITMDVPSL is encoded by the coding sequence ATGAAAATGATGACGACAATCGAAGAAATGCAACAAACCATGCAAGCATACCACAAGCAAGGAAAAACGATCGGCTTTGTGCCGACGATGGGCTATTTGCATGAAGGGCATGTGGCGTTGATGGAGGCGGCGCGAAAAGAAAACGATATCGTCGTGTTAAGCATATTTGTCAATCCGCTCCAATTTGGACCGAACGAAGATTTTGACCGCTATCCACGCGACATTGCCCGCGACGAAACAATCGCCAAAGAAGCAGGGGTCGACGTGTTATTTTACCCGTCGGTTGCGGAAATGTATCCGCGCCCGCTCAGCGTCAAAGTCACCGTCACTGAACGGGTCAATGTGCTTTGCGGCAAATCGCGCCCAGGACATTTTGATGGAGTAGCGACCGTGCTGACGAAATTATTTCATATCGTCATGCCAACGCGGGCGTATTTTGGCATGAAAGATGCGCAACAAGTAGCGGTTGTCGACGGGTTAATTCGCGATTTCCATTTTCCGATCGAGCTCGTACCAGTTCCGACCGTACGCGAAGCAGACGGATTAGCGAAAAGCTCGCGCAACGTTTATTTATCAGAAAAAGAGCGCCAAGAAGCCCCGGCGTTATATGCGGCGCTACAAAAAGCGAAAGCGGCAATCGAAAACGGTTTGCGCGACCCACAAGCAGTGCGCGCCCTCATTGAAGATTATTTGATGACGCACACGAGCGGTGCTATTGATTACGTCGATGTGTACTCTTACCCAGAGCTAAAGCCGCTCGACACACTGGGTGGAACAATCATTATTGCCATTGCTGTCCGGTTTACAAACGCACGACTCATTGATAATATAACGATGGATGTCCCATCGTTATAG
- the panB gene encoding 3-methyl-2-oxobutanoate hydroxymethyltransferase codes for MKTKSDFLKMKETNEPIVMLTAYDFPSAKLAEGAGVDMILVGDSLGMVVLGYDSTIPVTMEDMIHHTKAVRRGAPNTFIVTDMPFMSYHLSKEDALRNAKRLMQEANTNAVKVEGADEVVDIIRALTKAGVPVVAHLGLTPQSVGVLGGYKVQGKDAESARKLLNDAKLCEQAGAIALVLECVPKQLAAEITKQLTIPTIGIGAGDDVDGQVLVYHDVLGYGVERVPKFVKKYANIQETIHHAISSYVAEVKLRQFPESAHMFTMKEEALVALYGGKQG; via the coding sequence ATGAAAACGAAAAGCGATTTTTTGAAAATGAAAGAAACGAACGAGCCGATTGTGATGCTTACGGCGTACGATTTTCCTTCGGCAAAACTTGCCGAGGGAGCGGGCGTCGATATGATTCTCGTTGGTGACTCGCTCGGCATGGTCGTATTAGGGTATGATTCGACGATCCCGGTCACAATGGAGGACATGATTCATCATACGAAAGCGGTGCGCCGCGGAGCACCGAATACATTTATTGTGACCGATATGCCGTTTATGTCCTACCATCTATCGAAAGAAGACGCACTTCGTAATGCAAAGCGCCTCATGCAAGAAGCAAACACAAACGCGGTAAAAGTTGAAGGGGCAGATGAAGTGGTGGATATCATTCGCGCTTTGACAAAAGCAGGGGTTCCAGTCGTTGCCCATTTAGGGTTAACGCCGCAATCGGTCGGGGTGCTTGGCGGGTATAAAGTACAAGGAAAAGATGCAGAAAGCGCTCGCAAGCTGCTAAACGATGCGAAACTTTGCGAACAAGCCGGGGCAATCGCGCTTGTGCTCGAATGTGTGCCGAAGCAACTCGCTGCGGAAATTACAAAACAACTAACGATTCCAACGATTGGCATCGGTGCTGGAGATGATGTCGATGGACAAGTGCTTGTCTATCATGACGTACTCGGCTATGGGGTCGAGCGCGTGCCAAAATTCGTCAAGAAATATGCAAACATACAAGAAACGATCCATCACGCTATCTCTAGCTATGTTGCAGAAGTAAAGCTTCGCCAATTTCCGGAAAGCGCGCATATGTTTACGATGAAAGAAGAAGCGTTAGTGGCGTTATATGGGGGAAAACAGGGATGA
- a CDS encoding biotin--[acetyl-CoA-carboxylase] ligase yields MESDTRKKLLELFSEAKGDFISGQKISELLGCSRTAVWKHIEELRKEGFELEAVRRLGYRIISTPDKVTANEIRLGLKTTILGQVIHYEEEVASTQKIAHQLAQEGAKEGTLVVAELQTAGRGRMDRTWFSPKGTGIWMSLILRPPIPPQKAPQLTLLAAVSIAQAIQEVTGLVPDIKWPNDILIHGKKCVGILTELQADPDRVHSVIIGMGINVNHNQFPEDLREVATSLAIEKGEKIKRARLIQEVLTKMETLYRQYLQHGFLPIKLLWEGYAISIGNEITARMLHGTIRGVARGITDEGVLMLEDANGVIHYIHSADISL; encoded by the coding sequence ATGGAATCAGACACACGAAAAAAATTGTTAGAGCTATTCTCGGAAGCAAAAGGGGATTTTATTTCTGGACAAAAAATTAGCGAGCTGCTTGGCTGTTCACGAACCGCTGTATGGAAACATATCGAAGAATTAAGGAAAGAAGGATTTGAACTTGAAGCGGTGCGCCGGCTTGGCTATCGAATCATCAGTACCCCAGATAAAGTAACAGCAAATGAAATTCGCCTTGGGTTAAAAACAACGATACTTGGACAAGTCATTCATTACGAAGAAGAAGTGGCATCGACGCAAAAAATTGCCCATCAGCTTGCCCAAGAAGGAGCAAAAGAAGGAACGCTCGTGGTGGCGGAATTGCAGACGGCAGGACGTGGACGAATGGATCGGACTTGGTTTTCGCCAAAAGGGACAGGGATTTGGATGAGCTTAATTTTGCGTCCGCCAATTCCGCCGCAAAAAGCGCCGCAGCTCACTTTGTTAGCAGCGGTTTCCATCGCGCAGGCGATTCAAGAAGTGACCGGGCTCGTTCCGGACATTAAATGGCCAAACGATATTTTAATCCACGGGAAAAAATGTGTCGGCATTTTAACAGAATTGCAAGCAGACCCAGACCGCGTCCATTCGGTCATTATCGGCATGGGAATCAACGTCAACCACAATCAATTTCCAGAAGATCTGCGTGAGGTTGCGACATCGCTGGCGATTGAAAAAGGAGAAAAAATAAAGAGGGCGAGACTTATTCAAGAAGTATTGACAAAAATGGAAACATTGTATCGTCAATATTTACAGCACGGCTTTTTGCCGATTAAACTGTTATGGGAAGGGTACGCGATTAGCATCGGCAACGAAATTACGGCGCGTATGCTCCATGGTACGATTCGTGGCGTTGCCCGCGGCATTACTGATGAGGGAGTATTAATGCTAGAAGACGCGAACGGCGTCATCCATTATATTCATTCCGCTGATATTTCCTTGTAG
- a CDS encoding CCA tRNA nucleotidyltransferase, which yields MNEPFRRALGVIRTLKQHGYEAYFVGGSVRDYLLNRPIDDVDIATSALPDEVMAIFPKTIPVGLKHGTVVVLHDGVPYEVTTFRTEGTYENYRRPESVTFVRSLYQDLERRDFTMNAIAMDDTGQFIDPFDGQAAINKRIIRTVGKAKDRFLEDALRMMRAIRFVSQLGFQLEEGTKQAVIEHASLLTYISVERKTVEFEKLMAGPFASSAFSLLVETKLFAYLPGLAEKREELQQLSNYEWSALTSTAERWSFLLYLLNIEHASSFLRQWKLSNRLTKDVQAILHALSIVRSFADWTKETLYAVGAAAALSAEAIRSLVNGEKGEENVQALRQQLDSLPIQTRQDLAVTGKDIIDWYGGKGGPWVEETLKKLEQAVLAGIVENEKERMKAWLKWNQTHEKNC from the coding sequence ATGAACGAACCGTTTCGCCGGGCGCTCGGCGTCATCCGCACATTAAAACAGCACGGCTATGAAGCGTATTTTGTCGGCGGTTCGGTGCGTGATTATTTGTTGAACCGACCAATTGATGATGTCGATATCGCGACATCGGCATTGCCGGACGAAGTAATGGCGATTTTCCCGAAAACGATTCCGGTCGGGCTAAAGCACGGGACGGTCGTCGTTTTGCACGATGGGGTGCCGTATGAAGTGACGACGTTTCGGACGGAAGGGACGTACGAAAACTATCGCCGACCGGAATCGGTGACGTTTGTTCGCTCGTTGTATCAAGACTTAGAACGGCGTGATTTTACGATGAACGCCATCGCCATGGACGATACCGGTCAATTTATCGATCCGTTTGATGGACAAGCGGCGATTAATAAGCGCATCATTCGTACGGTTGGAAAGGCGAAGGACCGCTTTTTGGAAGATGCGCTCCGCATGATGCGCGCCATTCGCTTCGTCAGCCAGCTTGGGTTTCAGCTAGAGGAAGGAACGAAGCAAGCGGTGATCGAACATGCCTCGTTGCTTACCTATATTTCCGTCGAGCGAAAGACGGTCGAATTTGAAAAACTAATGGCAGGACCGTTTGCTTCGAGCGCGTTTTCGTTACTAGTGGAAACAAAGCTGTTTGCGTATTTACCAGGACTAGCGGAAAAACGAGAAGAGTTGCAGCAGCTTTCCAACTACGAATGGTCCGCGCTCACTTCTACCGCAGAGCGCTGGAGCTTTCTTTTATATTTATTAAACATCGAGCATGCTTCTTCTTTTTTACGCCAATGGAAATTATCCAACCGGCTAACGAAAGACGTGCAAGCGATTTTGCATGCGCTTTCTATCGTCCGTTCGTTTGCTGATTGGACAAAGGAAACATTGTATGCAGTCGGCGCAGCCGCTGCGCTTTCCGCTGAAGCGATTCGTTCGCTCGTCAACGGAGAAAAAGGTGAAGAAAACGTACAAGCCCTTCGCCAACAACTTGACTCACTTCCCATTCAAACGCGCCAAGACTTAGCGGTGACAGGGAAGGATATTATCGACTGGTATGGGGGAAAGGGAGGACCTTGGGTGGAAGAGACGTTGAAAAAACTTGAGCAAGCGGTGTTAGCTGGGATTGTAGAAAATGAGAAGGAGCGGATGAAAGCGTGGCTCAAATGGAATCAGACACACGAAAAAAATTGTTAG
- the bshA gene encoding N-acetyl-alpha-D-glucosaminyl L-malate synthase BshA, translating to MKLKIGIVCYPTVGGSGVVATELGKLLAERGHEIHFISSNIPFRLNKVYCNIYYHEVTVNQYSVFQYPPYDLALASKIAEVTKRERLDLLHVHYAVPHAVCAVLAKQMVDHDVKIVTTLHGTDITVLGYDPSLTDIIKFGIEKSDVVTAVSNALVQQTYELLDVQKDIQTVYNFVDERVYRKKDVDALKEAYGISEQEKVIIHVSNFRKVKRVPDVVRAFSLVRQALPAKLLLVGDGPEMTVVCRLVKQLGLTKDVLCLGKQENLEELYSISDVKWLLSEKESFGLVLLEAMACSVPCIGTNIGGIPEVIDDGKTGFLCELGDVEAVAERTIKLLQDDHLHAAMAENALQTVYTKFYSKEIVQQYEAIYASLMKGVAR from the coding sequence CAATATCCCGTTTCGCCTAAATAAAGTATATTGCAATATTTACTATCATGAAGTGACGGTAAATCAATATTCTGTCTTTCAATATCCGCCATATGACTTGGCGCTTGCCAGTAAAATTGCCGAAGTCACGAAACGCGAGCGGCTCGATCTTTTACACGTTCATTACGCCGTTCCACACGCCGTTTGCGCCGTTTTAGCCAAACAAATGGTCGACCATGACGTCAAAATCGTCACGACGCTGCACGGAACAGACATTACGGTGCTCGGGTATGACCCGTCGTTAACCGACATTATTAAATTTGGCATCGAGAAGTCCGATGTCGTGACCGCTGTTTCTAACGCCCTCGTTCAACAAACGTACGAATTGTTAGACGTGCAAAAAGACATTCAAACGGTCTACAATTTCGTCGATGAACGTGTATATCGGAAAAAAGATGTCGATGCTTTAAAAGAAGCGTATGGAATTAGCGAACAAGAAAAAGTGATTATCCATGTTTCTAATTTCCGAAAAGTCAAGCGCGTACCCGATGTCGTTCGCGCGTTTTCGCTTGTTCGTCAAGCGCTTCCTGCCAAATTGCTGCTTGTTGGTGACGGACCAGAAATGACGGTCGTCTGTCGGCTAGTGAAACAACTAGGCTTAACCAAAGACGTTCTTTGCTTAGGAAAACAAGAAAATTTAGAAGAGCTCTATTCGATTAGTGACGTCAAATGGCTATTATCCGAAAAAGAAAGTTTCGGGCTTGTATTATTAGAAGCCATGGCGTGCAGTGTCCCATGTATCGGCACGAACATCGGCGGCATTCCAGAAGTGATTGACGATGGGAAAACTGGCTTTTTATGCGAGCTTGGCGACGTCGAAGCGGTGGCGGAGCGAACGATAAAGCTTTTGCAAGACGACCACTTGCATGCGGCGATGGCGGAAAACGCGTTACAGACGGTGTATACGAAATTTTATTCGAAAGAAATCGTCCAACAATATGAAGCGATTTACGCTTCGCTAATGAAAGGAGTGGCGCGATGA